From Vibrio artabrorum, a single genomic window includes:
- a CDS encoding penicillin-binding protein 1A gives MKFIKRLFIFTLVCMILGVSTIFGVYYYLKPELPDVATLRNVELQTPMQIFSQDGKLISQFGEKRRIPVTYDEIPPHLVEALIATEDSRFYEHHGIDPIGIARAAFVVAISGSAKQGASTITQQLARNFFLSNEKKIMRKVKEIFIAIHIEQLLSKEEIMELYVNKIFLGHRSYGFGAAARVYFGKDLSELTLSEIATLAGMPKAPSTMNPIYSIERATHRRNVVLGRMLEEQYITQAEYDEARNETLVSKYHGAEIELSAPYVAEVARAWMVEHYGEAAYTSGMKVYTTVNSKLQKAANQAAIKNLLGYDERHGYRGAEKVLWQTEQSTWDHEKIVKHLKSQPTYGDLIPAVVTAVGAKSAQVWVKNQGEGTIEWQGMNWARKFLTDDRQGPAPSQAKEILAVGEQIWVRHEAVTGDEVSEEPTEASTTAESETPVVWRLSQVPNANTAFVAMNPNNGAVLSMVGGFNFVHNKFNRATQSLRQVGSGIKPFIYSAAINKGLTLASLINDAPINQWDKSQGTAWRPKNSPPTYVGPTRLRIGLAQSKNVMAVRVLREVGLDDTRNYLTRFGFDIDDVPRSETIALGAGSLTPIKVAQGYSVFANGGYYVEPFYISRVETPFGETEYKATPKVVCKKDCKQTVTTNSKADEFSEQDVDTQVQYAPQVISEQNAFLVREMMYSNIWGGGNWRAGTGWNGTGWRAQALKRRDIGGKTGTTNDSKDTWYNGYGPGIVATVWVGFDNHNRNLGRTKANSNLGKNQITGAEAGAKTAEPAWIDFMATAVAGVPAKHKTLPDNIIRVRIDRETGLLTNKFDSSSRFEYFEKGTEPTEYVTERFSNDIYSTSSGETVEELF, from the coding sequence GTGAAGTTCATAAAGCGATTATTCATATTTACATTGGTTTGCATGATTCTTGGAGTCAGTACAATTTTCGGGGTTTATTATTACTTAAAACCAGAATTGCCTGATGTGGCCACTCTGCGCAATGTAGAACTCCAAACTCCAATGCAAATCTTCAGTCAAGACGGCAAATTGATCTCTCAATTTGGTGAAAAACGCCGTATCCCAGTCACTTATGACGAGATTCCACCTCACTTAGTTGAGGCTTTGATCGCCACCGAAGACAGCCGTTTTTATGAGCACCATGGTATCGATCCTATCGGCATCGCTCGTGCAGCATTTGTGGTGGCAATATCCGGCTCAGCGAAACAAGGGGCGAGTACCATTACTCAACAGCTTGCGCGTAACTTCTTCTTATCTAATGAGAAAAAGATCATGCGAAAAGTCAAAGAGATATTTATTGCCATCCACATTGAGCAGTTGCTAAGTAAAGAAGAGATCATGGAACTGTACGTGAACAAGATTTTCCTTGGTCACCGTTCTTATGGTTTTGGCGCAGCTGCGCGCGTTTATTTTGGCAAAGATCTTTCAGAGCTGACACTCAGTGAAATCGCGACGCTCGCTGGCATGCCAAAAGCCCCCTCCACGATGAATCCGATTTACTCGATTGAGCGCGCGACTCACCGTCGTAACGTCGTATTAGGTCGTATGTTGGAGGAGCAATACATCACTCAGGCAGAGTACGATGAGGCTCGTAATGAAACACTAGTCTCGAAATACCACGGTGCAGAGATTGAACTCAGTGCTCCGTATGTTGCTGAAGTAGCACGTGCTTGGATGGTCGAACACTACGGTGAGGCCGCTTATACATCGGGCATGAAGGTCTACACGACCGTTAATTCAAAACTGCAAAAAGCAGCAAACCAAGCAGCGATCAAGAACCTACTTGGCTACGATGAGCGTCATGGCTACCGCGGTGCAGAAAAAGTATTGTGGCAAACCGAGCAATCGACTTGGGATCATGAAAAAATTGTTAAACACCTTAAATCTCAACCTACCTACGGTGACTTAATCCCTGCCGTTGTGACAGCCGTTGGTGCAAAAAGCGCACAAGTTTGGGTTAAGAACCAAGGTGAAGGCACTATCGAATGGCAAGGCATGAACTGGGCACGTAAATTCCTTACCGATGATCGCCAAGGTCCAGCGCCTTCTCAAGCGAAAGAGATTCTAGCTGTTGGTGAACAAATCTGGGTTCGCCATGAAGCCGTTACCGGTGATGAGGTCTCTGAAGAGCCAACTGAAGCGTCAACGACGGCAGAATCAGAAACACCGGTTGTATGGCGACTCAGCCAAGTACCGAATGCGAACACCGCATTTGTTGCAATGAACCCGAACAACGGCGCGGTATTGTCGATGGTGGGTGGCTTTAACTTTGTTCACAACAAATTTAACCGTGCGACGCAATCTCTTCGTCAGGTCGGTTCTGGTATTAAACCGTTTATTTACTCAGCCGCGATCAACAAAGGCCTAACGTTGGCATCATTGATCAACGATGCGCCAATCAACCAATGGGATAAGAGCCAAGGTACAGCGTGGCGACCAAAGAACTCGCCACCAACCTACGTGGGTCCAACTCGTTTACGTATTGGCTTAGCTCAATCTAAAAACGTAATGGCGGTTCGAGTGTTACGTGAAGTGGGCTTGGATGATACTCGTAATTACCTCACTCGCTTCGGTTTTGATATTGATGATGTACCTCGCTCTGAAACGATTGCTCTGGGTGCTGGCAGCTTAACACCGATAAAAGTGGCGCAAGGTTATTCCGTATTCGCCAATGGCGGTTACTATGTAGAACCTTTCTATATCAGTCGTGTTGAAACGCCATTTGGAGAAACGGAATACAAAGCAACACCGAAAGTCGTGTGCAAGAAAGATTGCAAACAGACCGTTACCACAAACTCAAAGGCAGATGAATTTTCTGAACAAGATGTGGATACTCAAGTGCAATACGCACCTCAAGTGATCTCTGAACAGAATGCATTCCTTGTGCGTGAAATGATGTACAGCAACATCTGGGGCGGCGGTAATTGGAGAGCAGGAACAGGCTGGAACGGTACGGGATGGCGTGCTCAAGCGTTGAAGCGTCGTGACATTGGTGGCAAAACCGGTACCACTAATGACTCGAAAGATACTTGGTACAACGGCTATGGCCCTGGCATTGTTGCAACCGTATGGGTCGGTTTTGATAACCACAACCGAAACCTAGGTAGAACCAAAGCCAACTCCAATCTTGGTAAGAACCAAATTACAGGTGCTGAAGCTGGTGCAAAAACAGCAGAACCCGCATGGATTGATTTTATGGCGACTGCCGTTGCGGGAGTGCCTGCTAAGCATAAAACACTTCCGGATAACATCATCCGAGTTCGTATAGACCGTGAAACCGGCTTGCTAACGAATAAGTTCGATAGCTCATCAAGATTCGAGTACTTCGAAAAAGGCACAGAACCAACCGAGTACGTCACTGAACGTTTCTCTAATGATATCTATTCCACCTCATCTGGCGAAACGGTAGAAGAACTCTTCTAG
- the pilM gene encoding type IV pilus assembly protein PilM, whose product MGSSSITGIDINQHSIKAVVLKPVGELYALVGYKELPILDDIFTANHTLEYQKTVKKLKELRKGLPFGSRNVAISVPDNTVISKVLQIESELDDREKEFSIYQTFAHQSPFPIEDLSLDFVKLEDKRFNQRSTTSYQVYATRKEVVDSRSDALTKAGFKPVVVDTQAHGLLNIWQLASRTHPEKKNWLLVDLGVEQTSLGMIPQGAVPFYKDIAFGTQDLYGSETPSEIEGTFGTVEDTHRFMVNLIEKLKRQLQLYSSVNGVEPISGIWLMGEGASIPMVTEALERHFQLSCESLNLLSLFENKVIKKRQPELDWKRFGIAAGMALTGLKWQGERYVASN is encoded by the coding sequence ATGGGTTCATCATCAATTACAGGTATAGATATAAATCAACACAGCATCAAAGCCGTGGTTCTAAAACCCGTTGGGGAATTGTATGCCTTAGTGGGATACAAAGAGCTGCCGATTTTAGACGACATTTTTACAGCCAACCATACTCTGGAGTATCAGAAAACTGTTAAGAAACTCAAAGAACTTAGGAAAGGGTTGCCTTTTGGTAGCCGCAATGTCGCTATTTCTGTACCGGATAACACTGTGATCAGCAAAGTACTGCAAATAGAGAGTGAGTTAGACGACCGAGAAAAGGAGTTTTCGATCTATCAAACCTTTGCTCACCAGTCTCCCTTTCCTATTGAGGATCTGAGTTTAGATTTTGTGAAGCTCGAAGACAAACGATTTAATCAAAGATCGACAACGAGTTACCAAGTTTACGCAACTCGCAAAGAGGTGGTTGATAGCCGATCCGATGCTCTAACCAAAGCAGGATTTAAGCCTGTGGTGGTCGATACACAGGCACATGGATTGCTTAATATCTGGCAGCTGGCTTCGCGTACGCATCCCGAAAAAAAGAACTGGTTGCTGGTGGACTTAGGGGTTGAACAAACCTCGTTAGGCATGATTCCACAAGGCGCAGTCCCGTTTTATAAAGACATTGCTTTTGGTACTCAAGATCTTTACGGCTCAGAGACCCCGAGTGAGATCGAGGGGACATTTGGGACGGTTGAGGATACACATCGGTTTATGGTCAATTTGATCGAAAAGCTCAAACGTCAGTTGCAGCTCTACTCTTCCGTCAATGGCGTTGAGCCTATCTCAGGCATTTGGCTCATGGGCGAAGGAGCCAGTATTCCTATGGTAACTGAAGCGCTAGAGCGTCACTTTCAGTTGAGTTGTGAGTCGTTGAATCTTTTATCTCTGTTTGAGAATAAAGTGATCAAGAAACGTCAGCCGGAGCTGGATTGGAAACGGTTTGGTATTGCGGCAGGGATGGCTTTGACTGGTCTTAAGTGGCAAGGAGAAAGGTATGTTGCATCAAATTAA